One region of Leptidea sinapis chromosome 10, ilLepSina1.1, whole genome shotgun sequence genomic DNA includes:
- the LOC126966594 gene encoding zinc finger protein weckle-like — MDDFLTLEKTIVRELSCRLCLCNDVVKLKPLSAEVKRKLKKLFDIVIHTDDTLPKAICHDCLQQITQLYLYTVKVEKTQKFLEFHKTKTNEEKLAIFDPNVKQHGLVTALSNQNVTNQIKSHDSKPKSGSAEHQQGDVKPVKAKQSKRKSPAEMKYLECMPLDEFAIAEKVDRSLLNSTSVNNTLPTNEKFKSEKESNNQEDVDILDTVVIVDGRPARQGAALDKQISLFYKMECCICHETGFNFRSLMRHYKERHGVPGYVTCCNKKFHYFYPKKIIEHMAYHLQPNIFMCSSCHQNFQTSQELIEHQTNGGRSEGRIMCPRCADRYPTYHELGVHLISHRTDKMQCDYCGKLLKHHHRKKTINRMEDIILCSQCVRTLKTIEKQEKETKEKIKLNGNDVLTTQKYQRFRQAMGLSADEDASSD; from the exons ATGGATGACTTTCTAACTTTAGAGAAAACTATTGTTCGTGAGTTATCCTGTCGTCTGTGCCTGTGCAATGATGTCGTCAAACTTAAGCCACTGAGCGCCGAAGTGAAACGGAAACTCAAGAAACTTTTTGAcatagta ATTCACACAGACGACACCCTCCCAAAAGCTATTTGCCATGATTGTTTACAACAAATTACACAGTTATATCTATACACGGTAAAagttgaaaaaacccaaaaatttttagaatTTCACAAAACAAAAACCAATGAAGAGAAATTAGCTATATTCGATCCCAACGTTAAACAGCATGGACTCGTTACAGCATTATCTAATCAAAATGTTACCAATCAGATAAAATCACATGATTCTAAACCGAAATCAGGTTCCGCAGAGCATCAGCAAGGGGATGTTAAACCTGTTAAAGCCAAACAATCTAAAAGGAAGTCCCCAGCCGAAATGAAATATTTGGAATGCATGCCATTAGACGAATTTGCGATCGCTGAAAAGGTTGATAGATCTCTGCTTAATAGTACATCAGTTAATAACACATTACCAACAAATGAAAAGTTTAAGTCTGAAAAAGAATCGAATAATCAAGAGGATGTTGATATTTTAGATACAGTTGTGATTGTTGATGGACGACCTGCAAGACAGGGCGCAGCTTTGGACAAACAGATCAGTCTATTCTACAAAATGGAATGCTGTATCTGCCATGAAACTGGCTTTAACTTTCGGTCATTGATGAGACATTACAAAGAAAGGCATGGTGTCCCTGGCTACGTAACGTGTTGCAACAAAAAGTTTCATTACTTCTACCCAAAGAAAATAATTGAACATATGGCTTATCATCTTCAGCCAAACATATTTAT GTGCAGTAGCTGTCATCAGAACTTTCAAACGTCACAAGAGCTAATTGAGCACCAGACTAATGGTGGTCGGTCTGAAGGCAGGATTATGTGTCCGAGATGTGCCGACAGATATCCCACCTACCATGAGTTGGGCGTCCACCTTATATCGCACCGAACTGACAAAATGCAATGCGATTATTGTGGAAAGCT ATTAAAACATCATCATCGTAAGAAAACAATTAACCGCATGGAAGATATTATCTTATGTTCACAATGTGTAAGGACACTGAAAACTATTGAAAAGCAAGAAAAAGAAACA AAAGAGAAGATTAAACTGAACGGCAACGACGTGCTGACAACACAGAAATATCAGAGGTTCCGGCAAGCGATGGGTCTGTCGGCCGACGAAGACGCGTCATctgattaa